The sequence AGTGGTGGTGTGATAAACAGGGTATAGGGTACAGATGTTCGATTTTCAGTTGTGCGTTGTCGATCCCCAAAGAGATCATCTTCCACAATGCGGAAATCATCCAAAGATATATAAGTAAACTGTTGTCCACCTTTCACATCACCTAATGCCCAAATGTTGGGCGCATTTGTTTTAAGGTGTGCATCAACGATAATTGCCCCACGTTGATCCCGTTTGATATCTGTATTTTGTAAGCCTAAATCATCAGTGTTTGGCTTACGGCCGATTGCACCGAGTATTTTAGAGGCTCTAATACTGTGAAGTTCATCTTGGGTGATATAAGTTACCAAAGCATGGTCTTGGTAATCATCCACAGCGCTGATCGTAACGCCCATATTAATCGAGATTCCCATATCTGTAAGCGTATCATAAATCGAATTCGCGATATCACGATCTTCACGTGGAAGGAATACCTCTTTTTCATCAAGGATGGTCACATTAGAACCATAAGCCTTAAACATTGAAGCAAATTCCAAGCCAATATATCCAGCTCCGATAATAACTAAATCAGAAGGAAGATTTGTGAGATTCATGGCTTGCGTTGAATCGATAAGATACTGACTGTTTTGAAGCGTTGGGGACTGAGGGGGGATGGGAACAGATCCCGTATTAATAAAAATCCGTTCGGCTTCGATTTGATATGTTTCCATCGCATCGCTTGTTACTTCGAGAATTGTGTTTGAAACAAAACGGGCCGCGCCATCTACAACTGTAATGAGTGGATTGTCACTAAGCATGTGATAATTCTTATTTCGAAGAAGGGAGACCGTCTGGTCTTTCGAACTGACTGCATTTTTAAAGGGGATGTGAGCCTCACTGCCGTGAATTAAAGCTTTTGAGGGAATACATCCAATATTAATACATGTACCACCATACATTTCAGGTGATTTTTCAATAACTAAGACCTCTTCTTGTTCAGAAGCAAGTCTTTTTGCGAGTGTTTTTCCGCCTTTTCCAAAACCAATAATAACATTCTTTACCTTTTTCATTGGGACCTACTTTCTTTATCAAGAACCAGTTTTTAAAATAGAAATCCGGTTCTTTTTAATCACTTTGTATCTTAAATATAACAAATTCCCAACAAAATATTCCAATCATTTGCGCACATTCATATAAATTTTTAGAAGGAGGATATATGTTTAGTAAATTTCAGTATCTTTAACTCCAAATGTTTACGTGTTTAAAGTTGATAGTCGTCATAGATTTAACTATAATGATTAATGAAAGCGTATACAGGAGGGGAATATGAAAAAAAGTAAATATCGCATGGTTATGACACTTTTATCAGTTAGCCTAGCGATACCATTGTTACCAATTACAAAAATTAGTGGGGACGACTCTATGAAAATCATCTCAGTAAATGATTATGGTGCGGATGCATCGGGAATGAAAGAAAGTGGACCGGCAGTCACCAAAGCACTTGAGGAAGCCAAAGCATTTGAAGGACCGGTCGAAGTTCAGTTTGATCCCGGAACATACCGTATAACCAAAGAGTTTGCGCAAACGCGGGAAATCCACACATCCAATACAGACAGTGTTGATTTTCCAACCAAACATATTGGACTTTTAATCGAAGATAACCATAATCTAACACTCAATGGTCAAGGGTCACAAATACTTTTCGAAGGGAATATGATGGCTTTGGGTGTTGTGAAGTCTTCAAATATCAAAATTCAAAATTTATCATGGGATTTTTTAGTTCCCACAACATCCGAAATGACTGTTTTTGATTTCGATACCGATAACAAAACAGTTGATTTCTATATACCATCTTATTTTAATTATGAGATCCAAGGAAATTCTATCCTGTGGAAATCAGAATTAGATTCAAGTGGCAATCCGTATTGGACGGAACGTAATGGTCACCGCAACTATGGAATTCAAGTAAAATATCCGACTGAAATGATGGGGCGGAGCTATTATGCGAACCAAGACCCTTTCCATGGTGTCTCCAATATTGAAACCTTATCCAGTGGTCTTTTACGGTTCACCTACAACACAAAGCCCCAAATTGATCCCGTAATAGGTATGAACTACCAATTACTATCAAATACTGAACGCAGTACCGCCGGTGCGCTGGTATGGGAAAGTAAAGACGTGACATTTGAGGATGTTAAGATTTCCTACATGCATGGATTTGGGCTTCTTGTTCAGATGTCCGAGAATGTCTATTTTAATCGTTTAAGAATGGAAACAGATATTGAGACCGGAAAAAACACTTCTAGCTATGCCGATGGCATTCATGTATCCGGCTCAAAAGGGAAAATTGAAATTACCAATTCATTCTTCAATAATACCCATGATGATCCCATCAATATTCATGGAACGTTTACTCGTGTAGAAAAAAGAATATCCGATACGACCTTACAATTAAATTATATTCATAAACAACAGGGTGGTTTTCCACAATTCTACCCTGGAGATAAGGTAGTATTCTACTCGCGTGATACCCTGGAATCCAAAGACTCTGAAACAGAGTATACCGTCAAACGTGTTCAAGGACCCAATTCGAGTGATCCGCGTAAAATGGTTGTGGAATTTGAAGAAGCGATTCCAAGTTATGTGGATGAGAAAATTGGAAATCAACCGAAGTATGTAGCGGAAAACATTACATACACACCTGAAATTCTTATTAAAAACAATGATTTTAAAAATGTCTTTACGCGTATGATTCTTGTAACATCTCGAAAGAAGGTTATCATCGAAGACAATCGCTTTGATGCTCCAACAATGCCAACCTTGTTTTTCTCCAATGACTCGGATGAATGGTATGAATCAGGTCCTATTCGTGATTTAGAAATACGAAATAATACATTTAAAATTCGATCTCTAGGAAGAACATGGTGGAAATATGCACCAGCTATCTACTTCCATCCTGTTACTAAAGGAGGTCAGTTCCCATCTGCAGAGAATCCAATCCATAAAAATATTCTTATTGAAGACAATACATTTTACTTGGAAAGTGATGGGGTACTACGAGCTGAAAGCGTTGAGAACCTTACATTTATAAACAATAAAATACTCCGACTTAAACCGGAGATTAAACTCCATCTTGATGGAGATGAAACACTTGCTCTCGGGAGTGAATACCCACTTCGTCTTGAAGCAAATGGCAATCAAGTTGAAGGTTTAGAGGTCTTGCCAAATGGTCCTGAGAATAATTCTGGATCTGTCGCGAATATCTTAGAATTTAAAAACAGCAAAAATGTATTTGTAGAGGGTAATACTTATGATGATGGACTCAAGAAAAATGTTCTCATTGAAGGCATGCAAGATCATCATTATGAGATTAAAGATAAGGATTTACATATCCTAACCCAGCGTGAAAATCGTAATCCGACAGAACCTGTTGGTGACATACATTATGTATCGACCCATCCAGACATTGCGAGTGTGGATGGTGATGGAATCATTCGAGCACACCAATCCGGAAAGACGGATATTTATGCTTATACCGTTTGGAACGATACACTTATTAAATCAAACATTAAATCAATAACTGTTGATGAATCAAAAACTCAAAAACTCAATGTGGAGGATCCGATTATACAAATGAATCCTTCCAGTGAATCGTTATCCGTTCTTATCGAT is a genomic window of Erysipelothrix amsterdamensis containing:
- a CDS encoding FAD-dependent oxidoreductase, whose amino-acid sequence is MKKVKNVIIGFGKGGKTLAKRLASEQEEVLVIEKSPEMYGGTCINIGCIPSKALIHGSEAHIPFKNAVSSKDQTVSLLRNKNYHMLSDNPLITVVDGAARFVSNTILEVTSDAMETYQIEAERIFINTGSVPIPPQSPTLQNSQYLIDSTQAMNLTNLPSDLVIIGAGYIGLEFASMFKAYGSNVTILDEKEVFLPREDRDIANSIYDTLTDMGISINMGVTISAVDDYQDHALVTYITQDELHSIRASKILGAIGRKPNTDDLGLQNTDIKRDQRGAIIVDAHLKTNAPNIWALGDVKGGQQFTYISLDDFRIVEDDLFGDRQRTTENRTSVPYTLFITPPLSRVGLTEQQALEQNIDYQVFKQPLSTIPKAHVSGNTKGLFKILIDRSTNQIIGASLFGIESHEMINLITLAMDLKLDYRILRDRIYTHPTITESLNDILK
- a CDS encoding alpha-1,3-galactosidase-related protein; amino-acid sequence: MKKSKYRMVMTLLSVSLAIPLLPITKISGDDSMKIISVNDYGADASGMKESGPAVTKALEEAKAFEGPVEVQFDPGTYRITKEFAQTREIHTSNTDSVDFPTKHIGLLIEDNHNLTLNGQGSQILFEGNMMALGVVKSSNIKIQNLSWDFLVPTTSEMTVFDFDTDNKTVDFYIPSYFNYEIQGNSILWKSELDSSGNPYWTERNGHRNYGIQVKYPTEMMGRSYYANQDPFHGVSNIETLSSGLLRFTYNTKPQIDPVIGMNYQLLSNTERSTAGALVWESKDVTFEDVKISYMHGFGLLVQMSENVYFNRLRMETDIETGKNTSSYADGIHVSGSKGKIEITNSFFNNTHDDPINIHGTFTRVEKRISDTTLQLNYIHKQQGGFPQFYPGDKVVFYSRDTLESKDSETEYTVKRVQGPNSSDPRKMVVEFEEAIPSYVDEKIGNQPKYVAENITYTPEILIKNNDFKNVFTRMILVTSRKKVIIEDNRFDAPTMPTLFFSNDSDEWYESGPIRDLEIRNNTFKIRSLGRTWWKYAPAIYFHPVTKGGQFPSAENPIHKNILIEDNTFYLESDGVLRAESVENLTFINNKILRLKPEIKLHLDGDETLALGSEYPLRLEANGNQVEGLEVLPNGPENNSGSVANILEFKNSKNVFVEGNTYDDGLKKNVLIEGMQDHHYEIKDKDLHILTQRENRNPTEPVGDIHYVSTHPDIASVDGDGIIRAHQSGKTDIYAYTVWNDTLIKSNIKSITVDESKTQKLNVEDPIIQMNPSSESLSVLIDGVAIRLQDLHIKSLDEAIISFENGTPNIKKSGIAKASINHEGKEGVVYFVVDNPEDQLVLNPRISIEDQNKGLSLNSTSFSIDRENGQDLWGNDNRLSNLVGVDLKPLNDGNRVIVATLDGLPLRAANSWDSSYMMLMKQKQDGSLDRDNYISIGKRAHADGIGFVQEIHGQGKEAATNTIEDNPKVKQTFALEHLNHKVNAYVLKEEGFKLIHTFENIEHLGENPVLAFAGWGNTQNNRTFEVSDLKVYNGSLSEREGVEPLKIQIPDSNTYNLETLDIVHTEANMYHVKTNYEGKTHVFVRNQEQLKYVDKAILYLQDGRTYDIDVIHQASSGKFSNRIHQTYTTQDQEAYASIHNQKLEDKMTLTIPADLLKLSYIDLDGKLQAVSIENRDSITLDNKHVYLNKVKSNAVEIQDIKPSFGTVDLNQRDSFIYTDRENTLELKIKTNVPNENITVVNEDHGIFKTIDEVGTVQLDIFNGVTSYHVKARAEDGITTDTHVIHILRNAPITKNIEKIELGEALIELDTKTIDFKHKYHLEDLKVSAGDSNITTSFYNVPRENLSRKMTTSQDVIMKVEFEDHRTVIYKEFEAVNLAVSLELNQIKGLIQLIENLVKSKYTSESWNALEIVLDDVKVLLSQEGITQDDVDEGYHNLMTAYKKLEEHKADKPTDKPTDKPTDKPTENPMDKPTDIGTEYPEHTNPDDSANENYLPLTGMSSKYESVFLVGLGMALIMVNRRRR